One Echeneis naucrates chromosome 1, fEcheNa1.1, whole genome shotgun sequence DNA segment encodes these proteins:
- the sid4 gene encoding secreted immunoglobulin domain 4: MMDLSPGALILCSLLCAVAGQAPVIYVEPKAATVRHGESVSFRCQVGGGAQPVQLEWRRTSNQALPDNAKTGPDGSVLTIANSRPANQGQYRCVASNSAGRSIATAVLNVKHAPKVRLTPAGPLRVRIGAPVSVECRATGRPHPTLKWTRQGSTLQLVTMEANDVNTIQWAAVRPEDSGVYICQAENNEGTTVAKVDIVVEGGAGAPVAAVSNTEMTVVEGQSVTMECQASGSPPPVITWSKLRAPLPWKHTMVGGVLTLTSVGRQDSGQYICNATNIHGYSEAYTQMEVDTPPYATCLPEQVRLQPGNSLRLQCLAHGSHPIQFVWSRAGRASLPAGAETTKDGRLQIAHVKLSDSGTYKCVATNHVGTSEATAKVIIKA; this comes from the exons ATGATGGATTTATCACCTGGAGCTCTGATcctgtgctctctgctgtgtgcag TGGCTGGCCAGGCTCCTGTCATCTATGTGGAACCAAAGGCAGCTACCGTGCGCCACGGGGAGTCTGTCAGCTTCAGGTGCCAAGTGGGGGGAGGTGCACAGCCAGTTCAGCTGGAGTGGAGGAGGACCAGTAACCAAGCTTTACCTG ACAACGCAAAGACTGGTCCAGATGGCTCGGTGCTAACCATTGCTAACAGCCGACCTGCAAACCAGGGGCAGTACCGCTGTGTGGCATCCAACTCTGCAGGCCGCAGCATTGCCACAGCTGTGCTCAATGTCAAAC ATGCTCCTAAGGTGCGCCTGACACCGGCGGGGCCGCTGCGGGTCAGAATAGGTGCTCCTGTGTCAGTGGAGTGTCGCGCCACAGGCAGGCCACACCCAACGCTGAAATGGACACGGCAAGGCTCCACCCTGCAATTGGTTACCATGGAAGCAAATGATGTCAACACCATTCAG TGGGCTGCAGTGCGTCCAGAAGACTCAGGAGTTTATATTTGCCAGGCTGAGAACAATGAAGGGACGACAGTGGCCAAAGTTGATATTGTTGTGGAGGGAGGGGCTGGAGCACCAGTGGCCGCAGTGAGCAACACAGAAATGACGGTAGTGGAGGGACAGAGTGTCACAATGGAGTGTCAAGCCAGTG GTTCCCCTCCGCCTGTCATTACCTGGTCCAAGCTCCGTGCAccgttgccatggaaacacacCATGGTTGGCGGTGTATTGACGCTGACCAGCGTGGGGCGCCAAGACTCGGGACAATACATCTGTAATGCTACCAACATACATGGCTACAGTGAGGCGTACACGCAGATGGAGGTGGACA CTCCTCCATACGCGACCTGCCTCCCTGAGCAGGTGAGACTTCAGCCGGGTAACTCCCTGCGCTTGCAGTGCCTCGCTCACGGCTCTCATCCTATCCAATTTGTGTGGAGTCGGGCAGGCAGGGCCAGCCTGCCTGCAGGGGCAGAGACCACAAAGGATGGGAGGCTGCAGATAGCCCATGTGAAACTGAGTGACAGTGGAACGTACAAATGCGTTGCCACCAACCACGTTGG